The following nucleotide sequence is from Coffea eugenioides isolate CCC68of chromosome 3, Ceug_1.0, whole genome shotgun sequence.
TACAATCCAGTCTATTTGTTTTTGAGTTTTATATTCAGTGGATTTTCTGAGGATTTGTCTTATAAGTTTGGTGGCAAGTAAGCTACTCTTCTTGTTTTTTAGTTGGAATATAGTATGGAGACGCTGAATGTTGCACCGGTTggtttctttccaaaatgacaTGATATTTCTCTATTTCCCAGTTGTTAGACATTTTTACTGAACTAAGAAGTACACTGTTACTACTTTTTAGTGGCCCTGTTCATTTCTTTGCATGAAGTTTAGAAGAAGACACTAGATGATGCTACTTGGAAGAGGAGGTTTGCAGTTTAACAAACTGCTCATGTTTGATGGTTGTTTGGATTTTCTAGTCCTAAGAAGGTGAAGGGCGTGGCTGGTGTTTATAGTTGGGTGGTTTTGTTGATTAATAGGTTGCATAAAGGTACCAGTTTCGTGGTGACTGTTATAAAATGCGTCTGTCTGAGATCCTTATCCCTTCCTCCTTATATTCTACCTCTTCATCTTATCCAGAAGAAACCAGCACATTTCACCATTCTTTGTACctgattagtttaatttttggtgTAGCTCAAAAGAATTTAGCAAGGATCTTGCTCTGGTGCCAATATAAATGATGGCAAGGGCAAGGGTTCCTCATCCTCTCGTGAATTATGCAAGCAAATGCATCTGCAAAATGAATTTGTGCTTTACATTTGGATTAAGCTTATTCAATGTCGATTTTATAATCATGATTTTGGGGATCAGGACTGGAACTGGTGATGTTAGACTATTAATGTGGTTAGTAGTGCTAAGCTTAGACTGAGACCAAGTAGTAGTTAGGACTGCTTCCCCATTATCTTTAGATAGATATTGGGTGGTCATGTTTATTAACTCGCACTAGTTCGTTAACCTTTTGATCCTTTCTTGTGAGACTGCTTGAGATGTCACCCGACGTAATGACTGATTCGGGTTGTCTGCAGTGATAGTCTTTCATGAATAATATTTCATTCCCTAAAGATGATGTTTTTCTGTGTAGGAAGAACTAGAACAGCTTGAGAAGATGGAGAAGGCCTCAGCTTCTTGCAAGGAGTAAGTAAATAATATTTACCTGACCCAATAATTGTATGAACAATCCTTTCTACATTTATGGTAATGGCTCAAATGAATTTTCTGTAATGCAATCTAGGATGCTGAGTAAGGTGGAGACAAGACCGGATCCGCTACTTCCAGCGTAGTACACCTCcttgtattttttttcaatgCTTTGAAAGTCTGCCGTTCCTTTCAAACCTCATTCTAAAAGAACTCATTTCTTTCTTCCAGGACGAATGGCCCGCTCAATCCATCCTGGGATCGATGGTTTGAGGGGCCTCAAGAGAAATCAGGATGCAGGTGCTGGATTCTGTGATTGTTGGTGCTAGAGCAGTTTGCTAAATTGATGGTTGAGCTTGTTACAGAGTACAGATAGGAATATCCTGTCAGGTTATCAAATGATCCATTGTGCAGAGATTCACAATTTTTCCTTACTCTAGATTATTCTATATCAAAAAATTCTATGTTTTCTCCCCTTTCAGTTACCCCTAGAAATGGAATGGAATACAGCATCGTGTACAAATGCCCATTTATGTTCTTGTAAACATGATTAAGAAATTTCACCTTATAACCAAGAGataattttctgttttgtatCCTCATATATTTCTTTATTGCCCTTCCTTCAGTTTGTTGTTTTTTCCTTTCTGATGTGGGGAAACAGGAGGAACAGGACTTGGCTCTGTTATCAACCCCACCCCATATTATGTATCCTTTGTGATTTTGGCAGTTTAATTGCTGCAGCGCCCATTTCTTGGTTATGACTGTATGTGTTCAGTGTGCATCTAGAAAAATTTACATATGCATTTTAAAGTAATTTGATACTAACAGTTATTAACAAAGAAGAGGcataatttatcattttagtgaTTATTACAAGTCTAAAGAATTTACTGCAAAAATGAGCTGAAACCCAAGTTAAAACCAGGTAAATGTTAATTAGAAATATGTgtttttaaactttaaaaaaagTTGTGGACTAATTCCGTTCAACAATTAGTTATAAATACCTTTCAATCGATAACATTtgttccaattttttttttagttactGCTAAACATTAGAAGCTCCACCTGAAAACAAATTTACAATTTGTCGAATATTTTCGACTATTTGTTGTTCATCCATATTATCAGGTTTCaatttttgataatttgttataatttgcTCGTCCCTACGCTGTCGACGATGCATGAGTTCTAGTTCATGCGTGGTCTTCAATCAATTATTTGTAATAATTTCTGCGGTCCCAACCCAAGTTGTGATTGAAAGGCTAGCTAGCGGAGGAATACCAGAGACGTTATCCCAGATATATTCCATTAGCGGTTGAAGTCCATCCAAAAGCTCCTTATTAACGTAAGCAAATCTCACTCACACGAAGCAAAATCTGGTTGAAGAACCGTATGTCACGATAGTCTTCCGCCAAGCGAAAAAGCAAAGCGACCGCTAAAAATCACCAACCGACAGATCAACAGGAGCACAGAGGACTAggattaaaacatattttttagcAATCAAACTTGCCAAATATTCACTCAggagaaaatgaaatgaaaggtACAACATACAGCTCTggtttttcccttttctttttccacgCACAGGAGAACTCAATCTGCAAGTGCAGGGAAACCAATAAAAACAACGTATTCCAACCACAGGAGCGAGGACTTCTACACATGAACTTTAATATTCTTTATATCAACTCTCCAAGCTTGGAGCCTTTCCACTAACCCGTTGTGCTACCCAACCCAAACCATCATACAAACCTTCACCAGTAAGGGCACAGCAAGCTTGGATGTGCCAATCATGATCTTTTATGCTATGAAGGGAAAGCGCATCAGTTATCTCAGCAGGACTCATGGCATCCTTGAGGTCCTGTTTATTTGCGAAGACGAGGATAACTGCACTTTGTAAATCCTCATGCGGGAGCAGCCTGAAGAGTTCATCCTTCATTATGGAAATCCTGGCTCTATCAGTGCTGTCAATTACTACAATCACAGCGTGAGTTCCACGGTAGTAGGTAGCCCATGACGTCCTAAGCCGATCTTGACCGCCTAGATCCCAAACCTGATTGAGTAGCATCAGCAAATAAATTAGATCAGATTAGCTGAAATAAGACATCAGAATGCACAAGTTTTGCTTTGTTGACTAGGATGAAACCAATGCTAGATTCAGGTGAGGTTTCTGGAAATGCAAATATGAAGTGCCCTAGAAAATATAGGATCTATATGTACTGTACAGTCAAGCTCCTCAAATTTGTATTTGTGTGTAATATTTCCCTCCAAGAGCTAGTACAACCACAGGGACTTACACTTCATTTTGCACCATCCAAGAGACACAAGAGACCAATGATGTCAGTCAACCTTTTGCCAATACAAACTAAAACCTACTTCAGNNNNNNNNNNNNNNNNNNNNNNNNNNNNNNNNNNNNNNNNNNNNNNNNNNNNNNNNNNNNNNNNNNNNNNNNNNNNNNNNNNNNNNNNNNNNNNNNNNNNNNNNNNNNNNNNNNNNNNNNNNNNNNNNNNNNNNNNNNNNNNNNNNNNNNNNNNNNNNNNNNNNNNNNNNNNNNNNNNNNNNNNNNNNNNNNNNNNNNNNNNNNNNNNNNNNNNNNNNNNNNNNNNNNNNNNNNNNNNNNNNNNNNNNNNNNNNNNNNNNNN
It contains:
- the LOC113764495 gene encoding guanine nucleotide-binding protein subunit gamma 2-like; amino-acid sequence: MQSVSSEQGRSAADTRGKHRISAELKRLEQEARFLEEELEQLEKMEKASASCKEMLSKVETRPDPLLPATNGPLNPSWDRWFEGPQEKSGCRCWIL
- the LOC113764529 gene encoding ADP-ribosylation factor-like protein 5, with translation MLLNQVWDLGGQDRLRTSWATYYRGTHAVIVVIDSTDRARISIMKDELFRLLPHEDLQSAVILVFANKQDLKDAMSPAEITDALSLHSIKDHDWHIQACCALTGEGLYDGLGWVAQRVSGKAPSLES